The stretch of DNA GCACCTGTGAGTCTGTGAGATGTGAGATCGACATAGAGCTAGAAATACAGTTGGCTTGTGAGCATACTATGCAGTCCCCTGCAGATTTATCATACCCTACTTGAAGTGCGTACTTGTGAAAGACAAAATGATGCTTAAGTGACTCATTTAGTACATCTTTTCTGCTTGATGCTTGTAATGCACCTGTGTGTATATTTTTCTTCTGTAGCCCTGTTTTACCTATGTGCCTGAACAATGTGGCTGTGTATATTATGACACAAAGTATCTGAATATGGTTGTAGAATGGCAGTTTGAAACTGCGGCGAGCTTACTTGCAGCACCACATTCGTCTTCTTGTTTTCTTTTCTCCCTGCAAAATGGTGTTGGCGGTGAATTCAGCACACCTAGAAAGGGTAGCATTATCTACGAAATCAGCCGATGTTTCTGAATGATAATAGCCATCGATCACAAGGTCGTCGGCAGATCGTCTTTCAAATTGTCGTGTGCAGAGTAATTTCGATGATAATATGGCCTCATCTGATGAGACACGACTCAGGGAAAGAGAACAGCAGAGTCAACATGGAACTGCCGCAGACATATTGGCAGGGCCGATCGTGCTTCCAGATTAATTATTATTAGAGGAGCTTATGGGCACATTTTTCATCGAAGTGGTCGTGCCGGAGTGGTTATCGGGCATGACTAGAAATCATGTGGGCTTTGCCCGCGCAGGTTCGAATCCTGCCGACCACGATGTTTTTGCCATATCTAAAGGGTCAAAGTATAGTAGATTTGCAAGCATTTTTCCCCTTTGCTTTCTTGCAATAAAGAAATGTATATCATATATCGTGGCCATGATTTAAATTTTTTTGCCATTTTTCTGTAGGGTCAAAGTATAGTAGATTTGCAAGCATTTTTCCCCTTTGCTTTCTTGCAATAAAGAAATGTATATCATATATCGTGGCCATGATTTAATTTTTTTTGCCATTTTTCTGTAGGGTGTAGAATTGTAAGCATTTTTCCACTTTACTTTCCTGCAACAAAGAAATGACCACCATCATCTCgacaaaagaaaaaagaaatgaTCACCATATAAAGTTCGAATCCTGTCGACCATGATTTTTTGCCATTTCTCTAGAGGGTCAAAGTATAGTAGTTTTGCGAGCATTTTTTCCCTTTACTTCACGATTTTTTTGCCATTTTTCTGTAGGGTCAAGTTATAGTAGAATGGTAAGCATGTTTCCACTTTACTTTCCTGCAACAAAGAAATGATCACCATCATCTcgaaagaagaaaaaagaaatgACCGCCGTCATCtcgaaaaaagaaaaaaagaaatgaTCACCATATAAAGTTCGAATCCTGTCGACCATGATTTTTTGCCATTTGTCTAGAGGGTCAAAGTATAGTAGATTTGCAAGCATTTTTCCCCTTTGCTTTCTTGCAATAAAGAAATGTATATCATATATCGTGGCCATGATTTAAATTTTTTTGCCATTTTTCTGTAGGGTCAAAGTATAGTAGATTTGCAAGCATTTTTCCCCTTTGCTTTCTTGCAATAAAGAAATGTATATCATATATCGTGGCCATGATTTAATTTTTTTTGCCATTTTTCTGTAGGGTGTAGAATTGTAAGCATTTTTCCACTTTACTTTCCTGCAACAAAGAAATGACCACCATCATCTCgacaaaagaaaaaagaaatgaTCACCATATAAAGTTCGAATCCTGTCGACCATGATTTTTTGCCATTTCTCTAGAGGGTCAAAGTATAGTAGTTTTGCAAGCATTTTTTCCCTTTACTTCACGATTTTTTTGCCATTTTTCTGTAGGGTCAAGTTATAGTAGAATGGTAAGCATGTTTCCACTTTACTTTCCTGCAACAAAGAAATGATCACCATCATCTcgaaagaagaaaaaagaaatgACCGCCGTCATCtcgaaaaaagaaaaaaagaaatgaTCACCATATAAAGTTCGAATCCTCTCGACCATGATTTTTTGCCATTTGTCTAGAGGGTCAAAGTATAGTAGATTTGCAAGCATTTtttccctttactttcttgcaataAAGAAATGTAAATCATATATGGTGGCCACAATTTTTTTTGCCATTTTTCTGTAGTGTCAAGTTATAGTGGAATCGTAAGCATTTTTTCACTTTACTTTCCTGCAACAAAGAAATGATCACCGTCGtctcaaaaaaataaaaaagaaatgaTCACCATATATCGTGTTTCTATTTCTCTAGAGGGTCAAAGTATAGTAGATTTGAATGATGGTGATTACAAGAACCCCGGTAACATAATTTGAATGACATAGCTTGTTTGAATCCTGCTGACCACGTTTTTTCCAGGAGGGTCAAATTATAGTAGATGTGCAAGCATTTCCCCCCTCTTTACTTCTCCGCAACAGAGAAATAAACACCATATATCGTGTTTCACAAAATGTAGTAATTGGCAAAGCAGGTTATTATCCGGTGCTGGGAGGATCACTTATCCAGTCATCATCAACTCATATACCTTATTTCATGTTCTTTTATGGACTCCTAATCGGGGTCAATAAGAGGATGTTTTTTATACGACCAGACTGCTATGGCCTGGAGAAAGAGGATAAGAAAAAAAATCATCCTGTAAAATGGTCTGAGGTGTGCAGAGCTAAATACATGACAGTGGGGACTAGGAATTCAAAACCTAGCTTTGATGAATAAAGCTTTGTTGTGTAAACGGTGGTGGAAACTGTTTAACATTGAGGGGCTTTAGGGCAGCAAATGCTAATAAATAAATATCAAAATAATAAATGTCTTGCTAGAATTAAGAAAAAGCAGGGGGATCCACAGTTTTGGTGTGAGCTGATTAAGCATCAGGGTCATTTTCTGTCTTTCTGCAAATTTGTAGTTGGGGGGGGTGGCAAAAATGTAAGATTCAATGAGGATAGATGGGTTGGGGGGAAATCCCTTAAGGAGAATTTCCCTAGACTTTGTAACATGTGTTTTGACAAAAGTAAGTCTATTGGTGAGATATTGGGTAAAGGGCTTGATGATGTACAGTTTAGAAGAACACATTATGGGGATTCTCTTGAACTTTGGAAGAGGTGTGTGTTGTAGTGACTTTAGCGGATCAAAAAGATAGGATCCAATGGACCTTAACCAAAAATGGTATAGACACTATTAAATCATATTACAAACACTTGATTGAGAATGGAATGAGATATCCACATGATTTTTTGTGGAAATCGAAATACCCCCTAGAGTTAAAGTGTTTCTTTGGCTAGTTCTTCGAAATAGTATCCTTATAAAAGACAATCTGTTTAGAACAGGATGGTCTAGGGACAAGAAATGTCCTTTTTGTGACTGAGATGAGAACACTACTCATCTGCTTTTTGATTGTTCTGCAGACAGACTGCTACAGAATATTATGAAATGTGCTTTTGATTTACCTATTAGTATTCAAAACACGTTTGATGTGTGGCAGAAGCAATTTAGTAAAAATGGTAGAAATTTCGCAGTTACTGTGATATCTTTGGTATTTTCAGCAATATAGAAGTTAAGAAATGGGGTGATTTAAAAAAACAAGGTTGCTGACTTTTGTGTTCCTGTTAATCTGGCAGTTAAAATGCTCCATGATTGGTTTGTTTTGCAGACAAACCCAGAAAGACGAATGGTGTTAAAGTGGGGCGTAAGAAGGGTTGAAATGATCGTTGGGGAAAGTTTTCAAAGTTGCGCACTGATGGAGGACCTCACTTCGGATCACGGCTGGCTGAAGGGGGGGTCTGTTCTACCCAGATGGAGCTTTGGTTGATCTCTCCCAGTTTTTTGCTTTGCATTTAGAACTATCTGTGTAAGAACTTTTGGCTGGTGTTAGCTGGTCTATAAATAAAGTATGATCGTCCTGGAGATTCCGACATGTGGTTGTCCTAGGATGGATTTGTTATGTTGGCACTAAAACCTTATTAGCTTGCTCTAGGCTTTGTGGCAGTTTGCTGTTTTAGCCTTTTTGTGGTTTCGATGGATAGTTGGGGATAGGCTGGCTGAAGCCATCTTCAAACCATGCATCATTTACCTTTTTTAGTTTTCTGTTGCTGGTAGTTTTTTTAGGGAAGATGTTATGGTTTCTGATAAATGATAATCAAAGAGGGAGCTCTCTTTTCTCAAAACGAAAATAAAAAATATATTGTGTTTCTTTGTTGTGATTACAAGAAACCCCGATACATGGTTTGAATGAACATAACTCGTTCGAATCCTGCTCATCACGTTTTTTAAGAGGGTAAACTTATAAGAGATAGTTGGGCAAGCATTTTTTCTCTTTACTTTCCCACAACGGAGGAATAAACGTCATATATTGTGTTTTTTTGTTGTGATTACAAGAAACACACACTCATGCAGCTCCGACACACAGTCTTTTTAGCTGAATGACATAGTTCAAGGTAAACATTTTTTCTCATTAAGAGTCTTGGCTAATCTGACCCCCTATACGCCCGCAGGTGCGTTCGCGGATAGCACCCGCCAGCCTCTCATATCTTATGCCCGACATCCACACATTATAAAGCTGGACTCTCGAATCCATGTAAATTCATGCACATTCATCATACACGTCAATGTCAGACGTAAATAATAAATGTTGGTACCGAAAGTACATAGGTTGACATAATTTTTTCAAGTGCACAACTCAAATGGTAGCTCATTGATTTCCATTGTGGGTCCGCATATGCTCCACAAGATCATTGAGTAGTTGCGCATTCACCTGATGATCTCGAAGATTTTGATGCATCTGCAGGGAGTTCATAAGCTGAGGTGCATCTTGATCTCCCGGGATTTAAAGTTGTTCTTCAAGTGCTTCAAAATCATTGGTTTGCGCTACACCATCATCCTCATTCTCGACAAATCATATTGTGTAAAATAACACATGTCATGAGTTGCCACAGAGTTTTCGATTCTCACATCATTGCGGCTCCATGAACAATTCCTCAACGAGCTTGAAGCACTCCGAATGCCCCTCTCTACATCCTTCCTAGCCGCTTCTTGCATTAACGCAAAGTGGCTTTGTTTGTTTCCCTATAGTTTGAATATGATCTTCACAAACGCCCCCAGTAAGGACAGATGCTCCCATGTTTGTACTCACAGCCGTTGGCAGTATAGTTGCAAGGCGCCGATTCCCCATTGCAAAGCCTCCTGAAAATCATAGATCGTTGAAGCACATTGATGCCGTTGTGAGATCTTGCCATTccaaagaaagcatgccaaatcTATAAAGTCATGTGACGCCACCGCTTCTAGTATGATGGCGGTCCTCTTTGGTGCGAGCTTGATACATTCCCCATAAACCTTTGGGGTAGTTCTTTCATTGGTAATGCATGCAATCAATTGACCCGAGCATTTCTAGAAACCTTCTGGCCTCTCCAATAGCCAACAACCTTACTGTTGCTTGCACATTTGGTTCTCTCAGATACTCCGCTCCAAACACCACCTGCGCACCACGGCGCGGGCAAACTTGATAGTAGTCTTCAGGCATGTGCTCTCCCCATCCTGACCATCTCACCAACGACATCTGCGACAGTACCAAGTGCAAGCATTCTCAGAGTAGCCGTGCACTTCTGCTTAGCAGAGGAAGAAATTTGGCCACAACAATCCCTTTTGAGCTTAAAGTAGTCATCGTGTGCCTCCACTCCCTCCATAATGCGCAAGAACAATGGTTGCCGCATGAGGAAACAACGATGAAACCATGGATCATCCGTGAAAGTTGGGTTCAGAGCAAAATAGTCCTTCTGCAATAGCCATGCTCTGGACACCCTATCCCGATTGATCACTCGTCTCCCTTTGATTGAGCCCTTGAAGTTGAGAATGTGCTCCACCCGCCAGTCCATTTCTTCTTGCATGCTCATGAGCATGATCATGTCCACTTATTCGTCCGAACCCGAGGAATCGAAGACCTCATCTTGAATCATTTGATCAAGCTCTGTCGGTCCATACTTCTCGTCCGATGAAACATCGGAATTCATCGTTTTCCCTACTAAAATCACAAAAAACCCGGTCAAAGAATATGTTAGACACACAGAGCGTAAGGTGGGGCCGAGAGGACAACCGTGCCAGTGCTGGAGGCGCGGAGGCTAGGAACGGTTGAGGAGCACGTGCGGCGGCGGAGTGGCGAGACGAACGtcgatgaggaggaagaagagaggagaTAGCAAATGGACCCGGTAAGTAATGGGTGGATTTGGTGCTTTTCCAGgtgggggcgggcacgcccgggCGTCCCTATATCCGCCTCATATTTAAGTTGAACTAGATGATGCCCCGCACATTGTTGCAGGAATCTTTTGCAATGTTTCAATGAGATTTGGTTATATCGAACATCAATACTTGAAACAATTGTTTTTTTAAAGTATATAAGAATTAAATGTAAATAGCATAATAGAATGGAATTTGACATGCATGCATGTTGAAGTGGATTTTTACTATGCATAGTTGCATGTTGAGGTGGGCATTTTTTTATGCATGTTGAATGGTGAGGTGGCAtacttgcatgttgagagaaatatgtTAATGgaggctagctatttagatatagaagatatGAGGGGTACTAGTCAGCCCTGCCATTTGAGACTCGTTAAGGCGCTTGTCTGGGTCGTATTTTCATGACCAGTTAGTGACCGGACCTTCTGACCGGGCGTTTGAGTCGGATATAGGGCGCCCGTGGATGCTCTAATTTCCTTCAACAAAGGGATGATCAGCATGTACTAGCATGTTTCTTTGTTGCGAGAGGACAGGGAGCTCCGGACGCATGGCAGTATGGGAATGGGGGCACGGCAGAGCATAGAAGCGTGCCCGGTTCCGCTGGACTAGGTTGCCCGATCAACGCTAGGCAGTTCCTGGTCCCAGGCCTCGCGGAGCCCCGTTTCCCCATCGGGGCAGGCAGGTGATACGCAGTAACGCAGATCGCGTGGTCGCACTGCACGGAACGGGCTGTCGTCGGGCCTGTACACCGCAGCGCGCCAGCGCGCACATGCGGCGCCGGAAGCCGTCAGACGTCACGCGAACGACCGCGACGCGACCCGACCCGCCCGCCACGCGGCGACGGGCCAGGCGACACTTGGCTCTGCCGCCCCGCGCGGCCTCGACCGGAAACGGCCGCTCCCCACCTGAACCCCGACGCTCCTCCGCCCCACTCAACCCcgcggctctcgctcgctcgacTCCTCCCCTTCACCTCCCGGGGCGCATTAACACCTTCCTAATCAGTTTCCCCTTCGCATCCCCGCACCAATCCGCGCCGCGTTCCAATCCATTTCCGCCCCCTCCAATCATCCCCAAACCCTACCCGCCGTCGCGCCGCCCGCtgaccgccgccgcccgcccgcccgccgcGCGGGGGCAGGGAGGCAGGGAGGAGGAGAAGATGGGCCGGTGGGGGATGAAGCTCGGCGACATGGCCGAGTTCCAGTGCTTCGTCTGCAAGGACGCCGGCGACGTCCGCGTCTGCGACTCCAGGTGagcgccgcccctcgccgcgccCCAGGGTTTTCTCCATCCTCTGTTCCGCGGGAGACCCGCGCCGCGTCGGCGGCCGGCGAATCGCCCGGTCATAATCGTCGCTGAATATTAATTGCCCTGCCGTGCCGCCTTTCAGGAACTGCCTCAAGAGCTACCACCCGTGCTGCGTGGGGAAGGAGGACGACTTCATTGATTCCAGTGAGCAATACGTTTGTGGTAAGCGCTTACGCATAATGATTCCCAGTTGTTTCATCATGCGTGACTGCCGTGGGAATCGGCACTGCATCTGTGCAGTTGTTATGCTGCGTGCTCGTATCCAATTACTCATTCCTTGACTCCAAGGACCAATACATATACATTCGTGGTGGGCGTTTATGCTTACTCATACCTAGCTGTTTTACCATGCATGCCTGCTACTGGAATTGACGCTACATCGTGCACCTGTTTTCTGCGTGCTCAAATTCAGTTACTCGTTCCTTGGTCACGGCGGAGGATCCTATATCATATATCGTGCATGTGTGTGAAATCCCTGTTGTTCATGTCCCTGTCCTTTCCTTCCATGAAAAAGAAAATACTGTTGGATGCTCATCCTTTTAGAACATATGCTTTATCATTGTTCCAGCATCATGCAGCATGATGGCAAGGCAAACTGCGTTCCAGCAATGCAATATCTCCAACTGGAAACTTTGCAGGCATAAGCAGATCATGTTACAACGGAAGCTCATATTCTTGGTGTCCACTTTACAGTCTTGATTGTTACCATATATAGCTTGAATTTATCAAATGCTTCTTTTACTTCTGTCCTGTAAAATAATGACATTGGTGCTTTCGCCTAATTTTAACCATTTTCAGATTGGCACAAATGTGCTAAATGCGGAAGTGATGCACTCTATTTATGCTTGTGCTGTCCAAGTTCCTCTACTTGTGGAGACTGCTTTGGAAAAATtgatttcatcccagtgaagcaGAGCAACGAATTCAGCATGGGATTCTGCCGCAGCTGTTTTAATATGGCAGTAGCGACTGAGAAAGATGACCGTGAAGAGGTAATATGCATGCCCCAGGCCCATTTTTGAATTACAGTAACGAGCTTCCATTTCAAAGTGGTACTCAAGTTCCAATTAGCACGCATGCTATTCCATTAGTTGTcacccccctcccccatcccccCAAAAATTAACAGCCTTGTTGCTTACCATAAAGCTATTCACCATATATTTACCTGCAAGTTGCCCACCTGCACTTGTGTTGGATTTCTTAGTAGATAGAAGTCAGGCTGGTTTAAATAAAAACGCCAGTTTACTCATCCAAtatgttttttttccttttgtcTTTTTGTGACAAGAGTTCATGTGCATCTCCAGGCAAAGGTTGCTTTCGGAGGTACCCCGGAGAACTATGAAATATTGTTTAAAGATTACTGGTCAGTACTTAATGACAAGGAGCGTTTTACATTGCTCGACTTGCAAATCGCAAGTATTCGTCATAAAAGAAGCCTACAGTGTAAAGAAGGGAATGATTCGAATGAGTATCACAAGACAGATGGAAAGCCATTGGGTGACAATGATGGTGCTGGGCCATCATCTCTTCTTGACACAATGGACAAACCAAATGAAGTGCAAGCTACTCTGAAGAGAAAGAAGCTGGAGAAGAAAACATATGTTGGGTGGGCTTCAAAAGAGCTAACAGAATTCCTATCATGTATTGGTAAGGATACAAGCACGCCTCTTGACCATTTCAAAGTTGCTGAAGTTGTTAGGGAGTATGTTCGACAGAAAAATCTACATCTACATGATAAGAAGAAGAAATCTGTCATGTGTGATGAGAACCTGCATTCTTTATTTAACAAAAAGAAAATTAAGTACAACATGATCCATAGCCTGGTGGAAATGCATCTTTCTGCAAATGCAATTTCAGAGGATGAAAGTGATGGATCTGTGGATGATACTGGTTACACGGTGAAAAAGAAGCCTCGGAATAGTTTGGAGCCAAAAATTCCTAAGAGTGTTTCAGGAATAGACCCAATAATTCCTAAGAGTGTTTCAGGAACAAACAAGAATTGTCTTGCCGCTCTCAATCCGAATAACCTGAATCTGATTTATCTGAGAAGAACCTTAGTTGTAAAACTTCTGACTGAGCTAGACACATTTGAACAGAAGGTTATTGGTTGTTTGGTCAGAGTGAAGAATGATCTCAAGAGTTATACTTATATGATGACTAAGAAATATTACCAGATTGGACTAGTTACAGGTAATGTCCAGTTGAATCCACTCGTCTTCTGATGATCCTGCTAATTTTTTCCCATTCTAAGGGAGGCCTTAATTTTCTCACCCCATGAAAACATCCATAACAGGCATTAAGAAATCTTCAGAAGAATACAAGATTAAGAATACATTTACAGATGTTCTTTTATGTGTTTCCGGTATGTGGGATGATGTCAAGATCTCGATGCTATCAGAAGAGGACTTTGAGGAGGTATGTTTTGTTCACTCCAGTAGGATTTATTTTAGCATTGGCCTGGTCACCTACTCCAAATACAGCCTTCTTTTTGAACTGGCCTGGTCAAATAATTCTCTTTTATTCTTGATAACAGGATGAGTGCAATGATCTTCTGAAGTCGGCCAAGAAAGAGCTCTTCAAAAGGCCTACTGTTGTAAGTTTTCTTTTTTAACTGCAATGTTTGCGCTCCTTGTGCTATGCGTCTGTAGTCAAATTGGTCTAGGCATTTATCTCTCTTTCTTCTCTGTTCCCATTTGATGCTTCCATGACTAACAAATAATACTTGAGGAGGAAGATCAGGCCTACATTATTTAGTCATAACTCATAAGGTAGGGATTTGTTTTCAAGGAATTGACTGTCGGTAGTCCTTTTGGATACTGCTCCCTCCGTCTCAATATGTAAGACATTTTCTGATACTCCCTTTGTATCAAAAAACGCCTAACATAGTTACATTttgagacagagggagtatttcTGTAACTGAGATTATGTAGGATAGAAAATGTTGAGTGTCTCGTCAGGAAACTCCTGTGTTTGTTAATACCTAATCATTGATGTATTTAGTCTACTCCTTTTGGTTATAAAATAAATGTCATTCTGGGCAGTAAGTTCTCCAAATACACTTTGGATTAGCAGCTTCTCCTGTAACAATTGTAGAACCAGATTAAAATACAAATTATGAAGTATTCTTGAGATAGATCTGCCCATATGATTTTCCTGAAATGAAATCAATGTAAGTATTTTAATATTCACGACTACATTCTTGGCCAAAATTTAGACTCCACATGTCCCAAGTTGTCACTCTTTGATTGGAGGGGGTAATGTAGAAAGTGCACATGAGATCAGACAGCAAATATTTTGGTACCGTACAAGCCAGCTTGTTAATTTTGTGCTTTTTAGTTTCTGATATATTGAAAATGTTTGAAGGGCTTATTCTTTATCCCTTTTTAGTGTCATTCAGTCTCCTGTTTTACTTTAGCCTTTTAAAACATTCGTGTGCTTCTCTTAATGCTCAGGTTTGTGCTTTTTCCTTTTTGACAGGCTGAGTTAGAGGAAAAAGCGGCAAGTGTACATGCAGACATAGTAAATCATGTAAGTGCACTCTGATCACTTCAATTTGGAACTTTATTGTGGTAAATATTGAATGAAAATACATATAAATGGGAAATTTTTTATAACTAATTTGTTATCTGAAGCAATATAGAAAGAGGCCAGCTGATTATAAATCTTTTTGAGTAAGATAGTGCATGACTCAGCAAAAGATTCTTATGTACTCTTTTAAGTCTTAACTTTAACTGCATAAAGGAGTATCACACTTTCAACCTTGGCCTGTGTTAGAACTTGTATATATTTACCAGTAGTTGTTTTGTCTTTGTCCTTAGTTTGATATTTGAAGTcttctactccctctgtccgggtTTATTGGGCCCTTGAGCACAAGAACCCCGTCCGTTTTTACTAGGCCCCATTGGTGATTGTGTACAAATTTCTGCTTTGAATTAATTGCCGAGGCATAAAGAAGGATGCCAAAGGCCGGAGTCTGCGCTACACATGCGTAGCTGCGCGTGCGTGAGCATGCATCCATCCGCATCATTGGAGGAGAGTTGGTGGGCTCGTAGCTGCATGCCTAGTCAGCAGTAATTGACATGCCAAACGAGGCACTAACTAGCAGCAGGAGGTATTAATGCCTTAAAAAAGCCACACATAATTACTTGCTACCTTGGTCCTGCTGATTTGGTCTAGGCCTAATAAACCCGGGCGGAGGAAGTAGTATTAGAAGTTTAGGGTAGACTTGTTCATGCTCAGCTGAGTCGGTCTGGACTGTTTTTTTGACACCTGAACAGTTTCGGCCTTCTCCATATCCTGATAAAGGTAAAATGtaatagacagatattgtattaAGAAGATTATGAATGCAATATTCTTCCCTGAAAATCAACCAATGTTTTTAGTGTGGACATGACCTTTTAAGATCAGGCTTTAGGTCCGGCGCTGGAATGACCTCTAGCTAGGTGGTTGGATATCATTTTTCCTAAGTTGGCTGGATTTAATGGCGTACTCATGGGTTATTAGATTTTCCCAACCATTCTTCAAAAGGAAACTTTTTAGATGTTTTTAGTAGAATGCTACCTTGATTGCATGCTTGCTTATGTTTGTTATATAGATACCATATGGAGCTTGAAAGAGAAAATCTGGGTTCTCATGAAACTGAATAGTAGTGCTCCCTACTAATACATATCGTTTCTTTCTCGATATCCATATGCTTCTACGCAATAATTGGCAAAGTTGCCTTTTTTTTTCCTTTAGTGGTTTGATAAGGAGCTTCGAAAATTGGAAATGGAGTTGGAACGAGCGCGTGAGAAGGGGTGGCGTCAGGAATATCCTTTCCAGATTGACTGTATTGATCATGCAGCAGTAACTTGCCATGCTTGTGATTTGTAGTTGTGTATAATTTTTCATATTATTTTACTATCGTGTATTGCCAGCCTACGACTTAATGCACAGGAAAGAAACTTTGTGTGGTTCTTTTTTCCTTGACCAATTCTTACTATCCATGACATAAGTTGTCAGAAAATGCTTCTAAGCACACCAGAAGAAAGACAGCGCCGTCTTGAGGCGACCCCGGAAGTTATTCCAGATGCTGAAGGGGAGAGTAAAGAAACTGGGATTGAATCAGCAGTGAACATTCCTTTTCAAGGGAATCGAGGTACAAATGTAAATATATAATACTCcttccgtcccaaaataagtgactcaactttgtactgaCTTTGGACTAAAGTTAttacaaagttgagtcacttattttgggatggagggagtagttgttTTTCTCTTTCATTCTAAAAGCTTTATATTCATAATGCTGCCAAATATGTTCAAAGCAGGAGAAAGACAGCAACGTCTTGAGGTGATCCCCGAAGTTATTCCAGATGCAGAAGAAGGGAGTAAAGAAACTGAGATTGAATCAGCAGCAAGGAGCCCTTTTCAAGGGAGTCGAGGTACAAACGCTTGAAATTTCTGTTCTTAATTA from Triticum urartu cultivar G1812 chromosome 3, Tu2.1, whole genome shotgun sequence encodes:
- the LOC125545578 gene encoding uncharacterized protein At5g08430-like isoform X9, with protein sequence MRRRKPSDVTRTTATRPDPPATRRRARRHLALPPRAASTGNGRSPPEPRRSSAPLNPAALARSTPPLHLPGRINTFLISFPFASPHQSAPRSNPFPPPPIIPKPYPPSRRPLTAAARPPAARGQGGREEEKMGRWGMKLGDMAEFQCFVCKDAGDVRVCDSRNCLKSYHPCCVGKEDDFIDSSEQYVCDWHKCAKCGSDALYLCLCCPSSSTCGDCFGKIDFIPVKQSNEFSMGFCRSCFNMAVATEKDDREEAKVAFGGTPENYEILFKDYWSVLNDKERFTLLDLQIASIRHKRSLQCKEGNDSNEYHKTDGKPLGDNDGAGPSSLLDTMDKPNEVQATLKRKKLEKKTYVGWASKELTEFLSCIGKDTSTPLDHFKVAEVVREYVRQKNLHLHDKKKKSVMCDENLHSLFNKKKIKYNMIHSLVEMHLSANAISEDESDGSVDDTGYTVKKKPRNSLEPKIPKSVSGIDPIIPKSVSGTNKNCLAALNPNNLNLIYLRRTLVVKLLTELDTFEQKVIGCLVRVKNDLKSYTYMMTKKYYQIGLVTGIKKSSEEYKIKNTFTDVLLCVSGMWDDVKISMLSEEDFEEDECNDLLKSAKKELFKRPTVAELEEKAASVHADIVNHWFDKELRKLEMELERAREKGWRQDIHDISCQKMLLSTPEERQRRLEATPEVIPDAEGESKETGIESAVNIPFQGNRAGERQQRLEVIPEVIPDAEEGSKETEIESAARSPFQGSRGVIQTVADPLEVGIDESLEGASLRHDAACEVVFEAAGKALCSGGTPGPGLHTPLNTAAGKTLCNGGTPVPGLHTPLNEVTGVIDIDNEDDGNGPSHHTGGDKEYVIDLVSDDDEDVHMEQREPERAKCDGPVAVNGIAAHAHDGPEAVNGVTVPTVHASNGLDGNTGPACSTSQAMVRDPVTVNGTGKSDQGWMYIDPQGREHGPYPMAQMREWQQSGYFPEGFRVWRAGRSRRGRASMLLIDAMRLH